From Rhinatrema bivittatum chromosome 5, aRhiBiv1.1, whole genome shotgun sequence, the proteins below share one genomic window:
- the DOK2 gene encoding docking protein 2 isoform X1 codes for MEDAIVKQGLLMFQQQHKFGKKWKKYWAILYRESICSIARLELFECSSPPEKVKKQDSKKLIKMSDCVCVAEASEESSPKDTSAFLLETTDKLYLFAAEIPEQDSWISSLCELAFPMQRQEQKGRGQGSSLSMEDNFLYCTGSKVMKEFKVTVRKTEASERCGLWGSYILKTEADALELQDTNTGNISGMWPYRFLRRFGRDKVTFSFEAGRRCASGEGNFEFETRLGNEIFLAIESAISAQRYSGRECPQHNTYSTVGTSVTTREERTKEPKEKSSASNWLEAPGGNNLHLAGSRCLSLESSLEGRMTSLKSFNSCPISSAQTLAPRRKSSQPQDTKCLYSEPQLLVPGNSKTSKQKTEKQDQEAYLAESEYAVPFDTIAKSLMATSFATFLCDQDNHQLAPQPSTNSLLSPDALYDSIEELLTKRLQLPTSPKAENIYDEPEGVAGHMLYDEPEDIRSEAWKLQATNQDFTGHEYPYNSEVDDYAVPKPGTSQGRQAEKGGQGWLEEREYDNVVLQSSKKKTAQ; via the exons aaatggaagaaatactGGGCTATCCTTTACAGAGAAAGCATCTGCTCTATTGCCCGCCTGGAGTTGTTTGAGTGCTCCAGTCCACCCGAGAAGGTGAAGAAACAGGACAGCAAGAAACTGATAAAGatgagtgactgtgtgtgtgtggcagaggcCAGCGAGGAGAGCAGCCCCAAGGACACATCAGCCTTCCTGTTGGAGACCACGGACAAGCTGTATCTGTTCGCTGCGGAGATTCCTGAACAGGACAGCTGGATCAGCAGCCTCTGCGAGCTGGCATTCCCC atgcagaGACAGGAGCAGAAGGGAAGGGGACAGGGCTCCTCACTCAGTATGGAAGATAACTTCTTGTACTGCACAGGATCAAAAG TCATGAAGGAATTTAAAGTGACAGTGAGGAAGACGGAAGCCTCAGAGCGTTGTGGGCTTTGGGGCTCCTATATCTTAAAGACAGAGGCTGATGCTCTTGAGCTCCAGGACACAAACACTGGGAACATCTCTGGCATGTGGCCCTACAGATTTCTACGCAGATTTGGACGTGACAAG GTGACCTTTTCGTTTGAGGCAGGGCGCAGATGTGCATCAGGAGAAGGGAACTTTGAGTTTGAGACCAGGCTGGGGAATGAGATCTTCCTGGCCATTGAGTCAGCAATCAGCGCCCAGAGATACAGTGGCAGGGAGTGCCCACAACATAACACATACAGCACTGTGGGTACATCTGTAACCACCAGGGAAGAAAGGACCAAGGAACCCAAAGAGAAATCCTCAGCCAGCAACTGGCTAGAAGCACCAGGAGGCAACAACCTTCACCTGGCTGGTAGCAGGTGTCTGTCCCTGGAATCTAGTCTGGAAGGCAGAATGACCTCTCTCAAGTCCTTCAACAGTTGCCCAATTTCCTCCGCCCAGACCCTTGCACCCAGGAGGAAATCCTCGCAACCCCAGGACACGAAGTGCCTCTATTCTGAACCACAGCTGCTGGTGCCCGGAAACAGCAAAACCTCAAAGCAGAAAACTGAGAAGCAAGACCAGGAGGCATATCTGGCAGAGTCGGAATATGCAGTGCCCTTTGACACCATTGCCAAATCCCTGATGGCTACTAGTTTTGCCACCTTTCTTTGTGACCAGGACAACCACCAACTTGCCCCTCAGCCTAGCACAAACTCTCTTCTGAGCCCAGATGCCCTGTATGACAGCATTGAAGAGCTGCTCACTAAAAGACTGCAGCTGCCCACAAGTCCTAAGGCCGAGAACATCTATGATGAGCCAGAGGGCGTGGCTGGTCACATGCTCTATGATGAACCCGAAGATATCAGAAGCGAGGCGTGGAAGCTTCAGGCCACCAATCAGGACTTTACAGGCCATGAATACCCCTATAACTCAGAAGTGGATGACTATGCTGTGCCAAAGCCTGGCACCAGCCAGGGCAGGCAAGCAGAGAAGGGAGGGCAAGGCTGGCTAGAGGAGCGAGAATATGACAATGTGGTGTTACAATCTTCGAAGAAAAAGACTGCACAGTGA
- the DOK2 gene encoding docking protein 2 isoform X3 — protein MEDAIVKQGLLMFQQQHKFGKKWKKYWAILYRESICSIARLELFECSSPPEKMQRQEQKGRGQGSSLSMEDNFLYCTGSKVMKEFKVTVRKTEASERCGLWGSYILKTEADALELQDTNTGNISGMWPYRFLRRFGRDKVTFSFEAGRRCASGEGNFEFETRLGNEIFLAIESAISAQRYSGRECPQHNTYSTVGTSVTTREERTKEPKEKSSASNWLEAPGGNNLHLAGSRCLSLESSLEGRMTSLKSFNSCPISSAQTLAPRRKSSQPQDTKCLYSEPQLLVPGNSKTSKQKTEKQDQEAYLAESEYAVPFDTIAKSLMATSFATFLCDQDNHQLAPQPSTNSLLSPDALYDSIEELLTKRLQLPTSPKAENIYDEPEGVAGHMLYDEPEDIRSEAWKLQATNQDFTGHEYPYNSEVDDYAVPKPGTSQGRQAEKGGQGWLEEREYDNVVLQSSKKKTAQ, from the exons aaatggaagaaatactGGGCTATCCTTTACAGAGAAAGCATCTGCTCTATTGCCCGCCTGGAGTTGTTTGAGTGCTCCAGTCCACCCGAGAAG atgcagaGACAGGAGCAGAAGGGAAGGGGACAGGGCTCCTCACTCAGTATGGAAGATAACTTCTTGTACTGCACAGGATCAAAAG TCATGAAGGAATTTAAAGTGACAGTGAGGAAGACGGAAGCCTCAGAGCGTTGTGGGCTTTGGGGCTCCTATATCTTAAAGACAGAGGCTGATGCTCTTGAGCTCCAGGACACAAACACTGGGAACATCTCTGGCATGTGGCCCTACAGATTTCTACGCAGATTTGGACGTGACAAG GTGACCTTTTCGTTTGAGGCAGGGCGCAGATGTGCATCAGGAGAAGGGAACTTTGAGTTTGAGACCAGGCTGGGGAATGAGATCTTCCTGGCCATTGAGTCAGCAATCAGCGCCCAGAGATACAGTGGCAGGGAGTGCCCACAACATAACACATACAGCACTGTGGGTACATCTGTAACCACCAGGGAAGAAAGGACCAAGGAACCCAAAGAGAAATCCTCAGCCAGCAACTGGCTAGAAGCACCAGGAGGCAACAACCTTCACCTGGCTGGTAGCAGGTGTCTGTCCCTGGAATCTAGTCTGGAAGGCAGAATGACCTCTCTCAAGTCCTTCAACAGTTGCCCAATTTCCTCCGCCCAGACCCTTGCACCCAGGAGGAAATCCTCGCAACCCCAGGACACGAAGTGCCTCTATTCTGAACCACAGCTGCTGGTGCCCGGAAACAGCAAAACCTCAAAGCAGAAAACTGAGAAGCAAGACCAGGAGGCATATCTGGCAGAGTCGGAATATGCAGTGCCCTTTGACACCATTGCCAAATCCCTGATGGCTACTAGTTTTGCCACCTTTCTTTGTGACCAGGACAACCACCAACTTGCCCCTCAGCCTAGCACAAACTCTCTTCTGAGCCCAGATGCCCTGTATGACAGCATTGAAGAGCTGCTCACTAAAAGACTGCAGCTGCCCACAAGTCCTAAGGCCGAGAACATCTATGATGAGCCAGAGGGCGTGGCTGGTCACATGCTCTATGATGAACCCGAAGATATCAGAAGCGAGGCGTGGAAGCTTCAGGCCACCAATCAGGACTTTACAGGCCATGAATACCCCTATAACTCAGAAGTGGATGACTATGCTGTGCCAAAGCCTGGCACCAGCCAGGGCAGGCAAGCAGAGAAGGGAGGGCAAGGCTGGCTAGAGGAGCGAGAATATGACAATGTGGTGTTACAATCTTCGAAGAAAAAGACTGCACAGTGA
- the DOK2 gene encoding docking protein 2 isoform X4 — MRSESLEFKWKKYWAILYRESICSIARLELFECSSPPEKMQRQEQKGRGQGSSLSMEDNFLYCTGSKVMKEFKVTVRKTEASERCGLWGSYILKTEADALELQDTNTGNISGMWPYRFLRRFGRDKVTFSFEAGRRCASGEGNFEFETRLGNEIFLAIESAISAQRYSGRECPQHNTYSTVGTSVTTREERTKEPKEKSSASNWLEAPGGNNLHLAGSRCLSLESSLEGRMTSLKSFNSCPISSAQTLAPRRKSSQPQDTKCLYSEPQLLVPGNSKTSKQKTEKQDQEAYLAESEYAVPFDTIAKSLMATSFATFLCDQDNHQLAPQPSTNSLLSPDALYDSIEELLTKRLQLPTSPKAENIYDEPEGVAGHMLYDEPEDIRSEAWKLQATNQDFTGHEYPYNSEVDDYAVPKPGTSQGRQAEKGGQGWLEEREYDNVVLQSSKKKTAQ, encoded by the exons aaatggaagaaatactGGGCTATCCTTTACAGAGAAAGCATCTGCTCTATTGCCCGCCTGGAGTTGTTTGAGTGCTCCAGTCCACCCGAGAAG atgcagaGACAGGAGCAGAAGGGAAGGGGACAGGGCTCCTCACTCAGTATGGAAGATAACTTCTTGTACTGCACAGGATCAAAAG TCATGAAGGAATTTAAAGTGACAGTGAGGAAGACGGAAGCCTCAGAGCGTTGTGGGCTTTGGGGCTCCTATATCTTAAAGACAGAGGCTGATGCTCTTGAGCTCCAGGACACAAACACTGGGAACATCTCTGGCATGTGGCCCTACAGATTTCTACGCAGATTTGGACGTGACAAG GTGACCTTTTCGTTTGAGGCAGGGCGCAGATGTGCATCAGGAGAAGGGAACTTTGAGTTTGAGACCAGGCTGGGGAATGAGATCTTCCTGGCCATTGAGTCAGCAATCAGCGCCCAGAGATACAGTGGCAGGGAGTGCCCACAACATAACACATACAGCACTGTGGGTACATCTGTAACCACCAGGGAAGAAAGGACCAAGGAACCCAAAGAGAAATCCTCAGCCAGCAACTGGCTAGAAGCACCAGGAGGCAACAACCTTCACCTGGCTGGTAGCAGGTGTCTGTCCCTGGAATCTAGTCTGGAAGGCAGAATGACCTCTCTCAAGTCCTTCAACAGTTGCCCAATTTCCTCCGCCCAGACCCTTGCACCCAGGAGGAAATCCTCGCAACCCCAGGACACGAAGTGCCTCTATTCTGAACCACAGCTGCTGGTGCCCGGAAACAGCAAAACCTCAAAGCAGAAAACTGAGAAGCAAGACCAGGAGGCATATCTGGCAGAGTCGGAATATGCAGTGCCCTTTGACACCATTGCCAAATCCCTGATGGCTACTAGTTTTGCCACCTTTCTTTGTGACCAGGACAACCACCAACTTGCCCCTCAGCCTAGCACAAACTCTCTTCTGAGCCCAGATGCCCTGTATGACAGCATTGAAGAGCTGCTCACTAAAAGACTGCAGCTGCCCACAAGTCCTAAGGCCGAGAACATCTATGATGAGCCAGAGGGCGTGGCTGGTCACATGCTCTATGATGAACCCGAAGATATCAGAAGCGAGGCGTGGAAGCTTCAGGCCACCAATCAGGACTTTACAGGCCATGAATACCCCTATAACTCAGAAGTGGATGACTATGCTGTGCCAAAGCCTGGCACCAGCCAGGGCAGGCAAGCAGAGAAGGGAGGGCAAGGCTGGCTAGAGGAGCGAGAATATGACAATGTGGTGTTACAATCTTCGAAGAAAAAGACTGCACAGTGA
- the DOK2 gene encoding docking protein 2 isoform X2: protein MRSESLEFKWKKYWAILYRESICSIARLELFECSSPPEKVKKQDSKKLIKMSDCVCVAEASEESSPKDTSAFLLETTDKLYLFAAEIPEQDSWISSLCELAFPMQRQEQKGRGQGSSLSMEDNFLYCTGSKVMKEFKVTVRKTEASERCGLWGSYILKTEADALELQDTNTGNISGMWPYRFLRRFGRDKVTFSFEAGRRCASGEGNFEFETRLGNEIFLAIESAISAQRYSGRECPQHNTYSTVGTSVTTREERTKEPKEKSSASNWLEAPGGNNLHLAGSRCLSLESSLEGRMTSLKSFNSCPISSAQTLAPRRKSSQPQDTKCLYSEPQLLVPGNSKTSKQKTEKQDQEAYLAESEYAVPFDTIAKSLMATSFATFLCDQDNHQLAPQPSTNSLLSPDALYDSIEELLTKRLQLPTSPKAENIYDEPEGVAGHMLYDEPEDIRSEAWKLQATNQDFTGHEYPYNSEVDDYAVPKPGTSQGRQAEKGGQGWLEEREYDNVVLQSSKKKTAQ from the exons aaatggaagaaatactGGGCTATCCTTTACAGAGAAAGCATCTGCTCTATTGCCCGCCTGGAGTTGTTTGAGTGCTCCAGTCCACCCGAGAAGGTGAAGAAACAGGACAGCAAGAAACTGATAAAGatgagtgactgtgtgtgtgtggcagaggcCAGCGAGGAGAGCAGCCCCAAGGACACATCAGCCTTCCTGTTGGAGACCACGGACAAGCTGTATCTGTTCGCTGCGGAGATTCCTGAACAGGACAGCTGGATCAGCAGCCTCTGCGAGCTGGCATTCCCC atgcagaGACAGGAGCAGAAGGGAAGGGGACAGGGCTCCTCACTCAGTATGGAAGATAACTTCTTGTACTGCACAGGATCAAAAG TCATGAAGGAATTTAAAGTGACAGTGAGGAAGACGGAAGCCTCAGAGCGTTGTGGGCTTTGGGGCTCCTATATCTTAAAGACAGAGGCTGATGCTCTTGAGCTCCAGGACACAAACACTGGGAACATCTCTGGCATGTGGCCCTACAGATTTCTACGCAGATTTGGACGTGACAAG GTGACCTTTTCGTTTGAGGCAGGGCGCAGATGTGCATCAGGAGAAGGGAACTTTGAGTTTGAGACCAGGCTGGGGAATGAGATCTTCCTGGCCATTGAGTCAGCAATCAGCGCCCAGAGATACAGTGGCAGGGAGTGCCCACAACATAACACATACAGCACTGTGGGTACATCTGTAACCACCAGGGAAGAAAGGACCAAGGAACCCAAAGAGAAATCCTCAGCCAGCAACTGGCTAGAAGCACCAGGAGGCAACAACCTTCACCTGGCTGGTAGCAGGTGTCTGTCCCTGGAATCTAGTCTGGAAGGCAGAATGACCTCTCTCAAGTCCTTCAACAGTTGCCCAATTTCCTCCGCCCAGACCCTTGCACCCAGGAGGAAATCCTCGCAACCCCAGGACACGAAGTGCCTCTATTCTGAACCACAGCTGCTGGTGCCCGGAAACAGCAAAACCTCAAAGCAGAAAACTGAGAAGCAAGACCAGGAGGCATATCTGGCAGAGTCGGAATATGCAGTGCCCTTTGACACCATTGCCAAATCCCTGATGGCTACTAGTTTTGCCACCTTTCTTTGTGACCAGGACAACCACCAACTTGCCCCTCAGCCTAGCACAAACTCTCTTCTGAGCCCAGATGCCCTGTATGACAGCATTGAAGAGCTGCTCACTAAAAGACTGCAGCTGCCCACAAGTCCTAAGGCCGAGAACATCTATGATGAGCCAGAGGGCGTGGCTGGTCACATGCTCTATGATGAACCCGAAGATATCAGAAGCGAGGCGTGGAAGCTTCAGGCCACCAATCAGGACTTTACAGGCCATGAATACCCCTATAACTCAGAAGTGGATGACTATGCTGTGCCAAAGCCTGGCACCAGCCAGGGCAGGCAAGCAGAGAAGGGAGGGCAAGGCTGGCTAGAGGAGCGAGAATATGACAATGTGGTGTTACAATCTTCGAAGAAAAAGACTGCACAGTGA